One window from the genome of Acidimicrobiales bacterium encodes:
- a CDS encoding prenyltransferase → MTGTLEPGEASGAATRTPADQGLLSRWAEVMRTTNPPAGALDPVSKWLVLTRAAVLPMTLTAGLVGGLLAVRQPGFSWGWYLLALAGILLAHAANNLMNDLFDAEVGADTASYPRALYAPHPLLSGLITRKGLAGASLLVNVVDLAILVVLTVARGWPILVFGLAGFFLSAAYTAPPLRLKKRALGEPDVLVVWGPLMVGGTYYAALGRVGWHVILASVPYGLLCTAVLMGKHIDKIPWDAPAGTTTLPVLLGERSGRRTTQGLMVAFYVLVVACVAVRALPWPALASLAALPALAKVWAPFSRPRPEAPPEGFPVWPLWFAAVAFMHTRRAGALLVAGLAVAAPAGIRPVG, encoded by the coding sequence ATGACCGGGACGCTGGAGCCGGGAGAGGCCTCCGGCGCCGCCACCAGGACGCCCGCCGACCAGGGCCTCCTCTCGCGGTGGGCCGAGGTCATGCGCACGACCAACCCCCCGGCCGGGGCCCTCGACCCGGTGTCGAAGTGGCTCGTGCTGACCCGGGCGGCGGTGCTGCCGATGACCCTCACCGCCGGGCTGGTGGGGGGCCTGCTGGCCGTGCGCCAGCCCGGGTTCAGCTGGGGCTGGTACCTGCTGGCCCTGGCCGGGATCCTGCTGGCCCACGCCGCCAACAACCTGATGAACGACCTGTTCGACGCCGAGGTCGGCGCCGACACGGCCAGCTACCCGCGGGCCCTGTACGCCCCCCATCCCCTCCTGTCGGGACTGATCACGAGGAAGGGCCTGGCGGGGGCGTCGCTGCTCGTCAACGTCGTCGACCTGGCCATCCTGGTCGTGCTGACCGTGGCCCGGGGCTGGCCGATCCTCGTGTTCGGGCTGGCCGGCTTCTTCCTCTCCGCCGCCTACACGGCCCCGCCGCTGCGCCTCAAGAAGCGGGCGCTCGGTGAGCCCGACGTGCTCGTGGTGTGGGGGCCGCTGATGGTCGGGGGCACCTACTACGCCGCCCTGGGCCGGGTGGGCTGGCACGTGATCCTGGCGTCGGTCCCCTACGGCCTGCTCTGCACGGCCGTGCTTATGGGCAAGCACATCGACAAGATCCCGTGGGACGCCCCGGCCGGCACCACGACCCTCCCCGTCCTCCTGGGGGAGCGGTCCGGGCGGCGCACCACCCAGGGCCTGATGGTGGCGTTCTACGTGCTGGTCGTGGCGTGCGTGGCGGTCCGGGCCCTGCCCTGGCCCGCCCTGGCCAGCCTGGCCGCCCTGCCCGCCCTGGCCAAGGTGTGGGCCCCGTTCTCCCGGCCCCGCCCCGAGGCGCCGCCGGAGGGGTTCCCGGTGTGGCCGCTGTGGTTCGCGGCGGTGGCGTTCATGCACACCCGCCGGGCCGGCGCCCTGCTGGTGGCCGGCCTGGCCGTGGCCGCCCCCGCCGGTATCCGCCCCGTCGGTTAG
- a CDS encoding carboxylesterase/lipase family protein, with amino-acid sequence MVEPVVETAQGKVRGRAGEGVSAFLGIPYAAPPIGARRFRAPDPAEPWAGVRDALVAGPVAPQLPSPLEALLGRRELVWDEAGCLTVNVWTPAADGAARPVMVWVHGGAFLNGSGSVPWYDGSRLARDHDVVVVTLNYRLGALGFLHLADAAGEAFEGSGLAGVLDQVAALRWVRENAAAFGGDPGNVTVFGESAGGMSVGTLLALPAARGLFHRAVLQSGAGHNAHSREVAGRVTADYLAAAGLDGAEAARLRDMPVDAVLAAQGVIGQSYVSRGLAFQPVVDGVLLPEVPVDGVAAGSARDVPVLVGTNLDEWNLFAAADPKMSGLDEGKLVEIVAGVFAGRDAGAAVAEYRRTRAGASPGRILSAITTDSTFRIPAVRLAEAHTAAGGQAWMYLFTWATPVFDGRLGSCHALEIPFVFDNLDKPGADAFVGPDAPAPLAKAMSATWCGFARDGDPAGGPLGPWPAYGPGTRSTMVLEPDAHLEDDPMGAERALWEGIR; translated from the coding sequence ATGGTCGAACCGGTCGTGGAGACGGCGCAGGGCAAGGTGCGGGGGCGGGCGGGAGAGGGCGTGTCGGCGTTCCTCGGCATCCCCTACGCCGCCCCGCCGATCGGGGCCCGGCGCTTCCGGGCGCCCGACCCGGCCGAGCCGTGGGCGGGGGTGCGCGACGCCCTCGTGGCCGGGCCGGTCGCGCCCCAGCTGCCCTCTCCCCTCGAGGCCCTCCTCGGCCGGCGCGAGCTGGTGTGGGACGAGGCCGGCTGCCTGACGGTGAACGTCTGGACGCCGGCCGCGGACGGCGCCGCCCGGCCGGTGATGGTGTGGGTGCACGGCGGGGCGTTCCTCAACGGGTCGGGATCGGTGCCCTGGTACGACGGCAGCCGCCTGGCCCGGGACCACGACGTGGTGGTGGTCACGCTCAACTACCGGCTCGGCGCCCTCGGCTTCCTCCACCTCGCCGACGCCGCCGGGGAGGCGTTCGAGGGCTCGGGGCTGGCCGGGGTCCTCGACCAGGTCGCGGCCCTGCGCTGGGTCCGGGAGAACGCCGCCGCCTTCGGCGGCGACCCGGGCAACGTCACCGTGTTCGGGGAGTCGGCGGGGGGCATGAGCGTGGGGACGCTCCTGGCCCTGCCCGCCGCCCGGGGGCTGTTCCACCGCGCCGTCCTGCAGAGCGGGGCCGGCCACAACGCCCACTCCCGCGAGGTGGCCGGCCGGGTCACCGCCGATTACCTGGCGGCCGCCGGGCTCGACGGGGCCGAGGCTGCCCGGCTGCGGGACATGCCCGTCGATGCGGTCCTGGCCGCCCAGGGCGTGATCGGCCAGTCGTACGTGAGCCGGGGCCTGGCGTTCCAGCCGGTGGTGGACGGGGTCCTGTTGCCGGAGGTCCCCGTGGACGGGGTGGCGGCGGGATCGGCCCGGGACGTGCCCGTGCTGGTGGGGACCAACCTGGACGAGTGGAACCTGTTTGCCGCCGCCGACCCGAAGATGAGCGGCCTCGACGAGGGGAAGCTGGTGGAGATCGTGGCCGGGGTGTTCGCCGGCCGCGACGCCGGCGCCGCCGTGGCGGAGTACCGCCGGACCCGGGCGGGGGCCAGCCCGGGCCGGATCCTCTCGGCCATCACGACCGACTCGACCTTCCGCATCCCCGCCGTCCGGCTGGCCGAGGCCCACACGGCGGCCGGGGGGCAGGCGTGGATGTACCTGTTCACGTGGGCCACGCCGGTGTTCGACGGGCGGCTCGGCTCCTGCCACGCCCTGGAGATCCCGTTCGTGTTCGACAACCTCGACAAGCCGGGCGCCGACGCCTTCGTGGGCCCGGACGCCCCCGCCCCCCTGGCCAAGGCGATGAGCGCCACGTGGTGCGGCTTCGCCCGGGACGGGGACCCGGCCGGCGGGCCCCTCGGCCCCTGGCCCGCCTACGGGCCCGGTACCCGCTCGACGATGGTGCTCGAGCCCGACGCCCACCTCGAGGACGACCCGATGGGTGCCGAGCGGGCCCTGTGGGAGGGGATCCGATGA
- a CDS encoding ATP-dependent DNA ligase produces MRLPVLPPVAPMLAKLARELPVADGLLYEPKWDGFRCIVFRDGDEVELGSRNERPLTRYFPELVAALQEQLPDRCVMDGEIVIVGSRGLDFDALLQRIHPADSRVRMLAASTPASFVAFDLLALDDEDMRSRPFSERRELLVGALGPAAPPVHVTPATTDPAVAGDWFRRFEGAGLDGVVVKRGDLPYREDERVMVKVKHERTADCVVAGFRWHKHGGMVGSLLLGLFDDQGTLHHVGVTASFTTARRKELVDELAPYRAESLDGHPWAAWAGAEVSGRMPGGHSRWNAKRDLSWEALRPDLVCEVAYDHMQGDRFRHAATFKRWRPDREPPSCTYAQLDTAVPAELSAVFGAL; encoded by the coding sequence GTGAGGCTGCCGGTGCTGCCGCCGGTGGCGCCGATGCTCGCCAAGCTGGCGCGGGAGCTGCCCGTGGCCGACGGGCTGCTGTACGAGCCCAAGTGGGACGGGTTCCGTTGCATCGTGTTCCGCGACGGGGATGAGGTCGAGCTGGGCAGCCGGAATGAGCGACCGCTCACCCGCTACTTCCCCGAGCTGGTGGCGGCCCTGCAGGAGCAGCTGCCGGACCGTTGCGTCATGGACGGGGAGATCGTCATCGTCGGGTCCCGCGGCCTCGACTTCGACGCCCTGCTGCAACGCATCCATCCCGCCGACTCGCGTGTGCGCATGCTGGCGGCCTCCACGCCGGCGTCGTTCGTGGCGTTCGACCTCCTGGCCCTCGACGACGAAGACATGCGCAGCCGCCCGTTCTCGGAGCGGCGCGAGCTCCTCGTCGGCGCCCTGGGACCGGCGGCCCCGCCCGTGCACGTCACCCCGGCCACGACCGACCCGGCCGTGGCCGGCGACTGGTTCCGCCGCTTCGAGGGCGCCGGGCTCGACGGGGTGGTGGTCAAGCGCGGGGACCTCCCGTACCGGGAGGATGAGCGGGTCATGGTGAAGGTCAAGCACGAGCGCACCGCCGACTGTGTCGTGGCCGGGTTCCGCTGGCACAAGCACGGGGGCATGGTCGGATCCCTGCTGCTGGGCCTGTTCGACGACCAGGGCACGCTGCACCATGTCGGGGTCACCGCGTCCTTCACGACCGCCCGGCGCAAGGAGCTGGTCGACGAGCTGGCCCCGTACCGCGCCGAGAGCCTCGACGGCCACCCGTGGGCCGCCTGGGCCGGCGCGGAGGTGAGCGGGCGCATGCCCGGGGGCCACAGCCGCTGGAACGCCAAGCGCGACCTGTCGTGGGAGGCCCTGCGCCCCGACCTGGTGTGCGAGGTCGCCTACGACCACATGCAGGGGGACCGCTTCCGGCACGCCGCCACCTTCAAGCGCTGGCGCCCGGACCGTGAGCCGCCGTCGTGCACCTACGCCCAGCTGGACACGGCGGTGCCGGCCGAACTGTCGGCGGTGTTCGGGGCCTTGTAG
- a CDS encoding ATP-binding cassette domain-containing protein, translating into MRRAGWVMLLLPVWVVAAAVLPNGVPVGVVLQGLVLGALTSFTAMGLVLVYRTSRIINFAQAEIGGLAAVVAVVMVTGWHLPYFAALPVGLLVAVGTGWAVDAVVVRRFFTAPRLILTVATVGLLQLLGAGELTLPRAFAHLKPLSTFTTPFRLHLRISPFVFNGDDLVAVTVAAVVLTGLVWFFRASDTGIAVRAAADSNERALLLGIPVRRLSRVTWMLAAGLSGVGAMLTAPIVGPDLGGVSGPEALLPPLAAAVIGRFESLPAAVAASLGIEVLRQVVFWSYPRSSTVDLALFVIILAAQLLQRRRTGRGEDPGLGGYVAAREVRPVPAALSRLREVRLARRAGGLALAAVVLLVPVGMSDSKVTLSSYIAIFGIFAVSLVVLTGWSGQISLGQFGFAGVGAGATAGLMVGAGADMFLAVLVAALVGAILAVVIGIPAVRIPGQQLAVTTLAFGVPLNTFFLNSSYFPALAPAEVRRPALLGRIDLNDFLTFYYFCLGALVLAVLVAWNYRRTRAGRAVLAVRDNERAAAAYGVEPARAKLAAFALSGAMAAVAGALYMIGLGGVPFSGFAPLGSLTVFTMVVIGGVASLPGALLGAVYVESVQYFLHGGLQLLATGGGLLLLLMVVPGGLGEMVYSARDRLLRLVAHRRGLSVPSLAERPDFETPPRPAAGAGGRPDPGHPVGTAAPVEPAEPVDTVDTVDTLGDALVACEAVDAGYGPVQVLFDVGLAVRPGEIVALLGTNGAGKSTVLRVMAGLLRPTAGRIVFEGRDITDLDPIARVEAGLVTVPGGRGVFGSLTVAENLRMAGWLARRDPEFLDAARQRIFELFPVLAERLDTGAAALSGGEQQMLTLAQALLCRPRLLVIDELSLGLAPAVVAVLLDVVRDINAGGTTVVVVEQSVNVAAALAGRAVFMEKGQVRFTGPIAELVERPDLLRSVFLRAPAVARRRSRARAGAAPVGVNGVGARPAPPPLRVEEVSRRFGGITAVDEVSFQVADGEVLGIIGSNGAGKTTLFDLVSGFLAPDHGRVALSGADVTRAGAAERAEQGLGRSFQDARLFPSMTVTEALATALERHVEVRDPLACILHVGAVVESERAVAGRVDELIETMGLTRYRDAFVAELSTGTRRIVELACALAHGPRVLLLDEPSSGIAQRESEALAQVLLDLKERTGAALVVIEHDIPLVSTISDRLVCLHLGRIVAEGPPRAVLEDPAVVASYLGSDEVAVARSGRRPPRSRTGGVRAGTPARPPRA; encoded by the coding sequence GTGCGCCGCGCCGGCTGGGTGATGCTGCTGCTGCCGGTGTGGGTGGTGGCGGCGGCGGTGCTGCCCAACGGGGTGCCCGTGGGCGTGGTGCTTCAGGGCCTGGTCCTCGGGGCCCTCACCTCGTTCACGGCCATGGGCCTGGTGCTCGTGTACCGGACCAGCCGGATCATCAACTTCGCCCAGGCCGAGATCGGCGGCCTGGCGGCGGTGGTGGCGGTGGTCATGGTGACCGGCTGGCACCTGCCCTACTTCGCCGCTCTCCCGGTGGGCCTGCTCGTCGCCGTCGGCACCGGATGGGCGGTCGACGCCGTGGTCGTGCGCCGGTTCTTCACCGCTCCCCGCCTGATCCTCACCGTGGCCACGGTCGGGCTCCTGCAGCTGCTGGGGGCGGGGGAGCTGACCCTGCCCCGGGCCTTCGCCCACCTGAAACCACTCAGCACCTTCACCACGCCCTTCCGCCTCCACCTGCGTATCTCCCCGTTCGTGTTCAACGGGGACGACCTGGTTGCGGTGACGGTTGCCGCCGTCGTGCTGACCGGCCTGGTGTGGTTCTTCCGCGCCAGCGACACCGGCATCGCCGTGCGGGCGGCGGCCGACTCCAACGAGCGGGCCCTCCTGCTCGGCATCCCGGTGCGCCGCCTGTCGCGCGTCACCTGGATGCTGGCCGCCGGTCTCTCGGGGGTGGGCGCCATGTTGACGGCGCCGATCGTCGGGCCCGACCTCGGCGGGGTGAGCGGTCCCGAGGCCCTGCTGCCGCCCTTGGCGGCGGCGGTGATCGGGCGGTTCGAGAGCCTGCCCGCCGCCGTGGCGGCGTCGCTCGGCATCGAGGTGCTCCGCCAGGTCGTGTTCTGGAGCTACCCGCGCTCCTCGACCGTCGACCTGGCCCTGTTCGTGATCATCCTCGCCGCCCAGCTGTTGCAGCGGCGCCGGACCGGACGCGGGGAGGACCCCGGCCTCGGTGGCTACGTGGCGGCCCGGGAGGTGCGGCCGGTGCCCGCCGCGCTGTCCCGGCTGCGCGAGGTCCGCCTGGCCCGCCGCGCCGGGGGGCTGGCGCTGGCGGCGGTGGTGCTGTTGGTGCCCGTGGGGATGTCGGACTCGAAGGTCACGCTCTCTTCGTACATCGCCATCTTCGGGATCTTCGCCGTCTCACTGGTGGTCCTCACCGGGTGGAGCGGCCAGATCAGCCTGGGTCAGTTCGGATTCGCGGGCGTGGGCGCCGGGGCCACCGCCGGCCTGATGGTCGGGGCCGGCGCCGACATGTTCCTGGCCGTCCTGGTGGCGGCGCTCGTGGGCGCCATCCTGGCCGTGGTCATCGGCATCCCGGCGGTGCGCATCCCGGGCCAGCAGCTGGCGGTCACGACCCTGGCCTTCGGCGTGCCGCTCAACACCTTCTTCCTCAACTCCTCGTACTTCCCGGCGCTGGCCCCCGCCGAGGTGCGGCGCCCGGCCCTGCTCGGCCGGATCGACCTCAACGACTTCCTGACCTTCTATTACTTCTGCCTGGGAGCGCTGGTCCTGGCCGTGCTGGTGGCGTGGAACTACAGGCGGACCCGCGCCGGGCGGGCCGTTCTCGCCGTTCGCGACAACGAGCGCGCCGCCGCCGCCTACGGGGTGGAACCGGCGCGGGCCAAGCTGGCCGCCTTTGCCCTGTCGGGGGCCATGGCGGCGGTGGCCGGCGCCCTGTACATGATCGGCCTGGGTGGCGTTCCGTTCTCCGGCTTCGCCCCCCTCGGCAGCCTGACCGTGTTCACCATGGTCGTGATCGGCGGGGTGGCGTCGCTGCCCGGGGCCCTGCTGGGCGCGGTGTACGTCGAGAGCGTGCAGTACTTCCTCCACGGCGGCCTCCAGCTGCTGGCCACCGGGGGCGGGCTGCTGCTGCTCCTGATGGTCGTCCCCGGCGGCCTCGGGGAGATGGTGTACTCGGCGCGCGACCGGCTCCTCCGCCTGGTGGCCCACCGGCGGGGCCTCAGCGTGCCGAGCCTGGCCGAGCGCCCCGACTTCGAGACCCCGCCCCGCCCCGCTGCCGGCGCCGGCGGCCGGCCCGACCCCGGCCACCCGGTCGGCACCGCCGCCCCGGTCGAGCCGGCCGAGCCCGTCGACACCGTCGATACCGTCGACACCCTCGGAGACGCCCTGGTCGCGTGCGAGGCGGTCGACGCCGGCTACGGACCGGTCCAGGTCCTGTTCGACGTGGGGCTGGCGGTGCGCCCCGGTGAGATCGTGGCCCTGCTCGGCACCAACGGCGCCGGCAAGTCGACCGTGCTCCGGGTGATGGCGGGGCTGTTGCGTCCCACCGCCGGGCGGATCGTGTTCGAGGGCCGGGACATCACCGATCTGGACCCGATAGCGCGGGTGGAGGCGGGGCTGGTCACCGTGCCGGGCGGCCGGGGCGTGTTCGGCTCGCTGACCGTGGCCGAGAACCTGCGCATGGCCGGGTGGCTGGCCCGGCGCGATCCCGAATTCCTGGACGCGGCCCGGCAGCGGATCTTCGAGCTGTTCCCGGTGCTGGCCGAGCGGCTCGACACCGGGGCGGCGGCGCTGTCGGGCGGGGAGCAGCAGATGCTCACCCTGGCCCAGGCCCTCTTGTGCCGCCCCCGCCTGCTGGTGATCGACGAGCTCTCCCTCGGACTGGCCCCGGCGGTCGTCGCGGTGCTGCTCGACGTGGTGCGCGACATCAACGCCGGCGGCACGACGGTGGTCGTGGTCGAGCAGTCGGTGAACGTGGCGGCGGCGCTGGCGGGCCGGGCGGTGTTCATGGAGAAGGGCCAGGTCCGCTTCACCGGTCCCATCGCCGAGCTGGTCGAGCGCCCCGACCTGCTGCGGTCGGTCTTCCTGCGCGCCCCCGCCGTGGCCCGCCGCCGCAGCCGGGCGCGAGCAGGCGCGGCGCCGGTGGGCGTAAACGGCGTGGGGGCCCGTCCCGCCCCGCCCCCTCTCCGGGTCGAGGAGGTCAGCCGGCGCTTCGGCGGGATCACGGCCGTCGACGAGGTCAGCTTCCAGGTGGCCGACGGCGAGGTCCTCGGGATCATCGGGTCCAACGGGGCGGGCAAGACGACCCTCTTCGACCTCGTGTCGGGCTTCCTGGCCCCCGACCACGGCCGGGTGGCGCTGAGCGGCGCCGACGTGACCCGGGCCGGCGCCGCCGAGCGGGCCGAGCAGGGGCTGGGGCGGTCGTTCCAGGACGCCCGGCTGTTCCCCTCGATGACGGTGACCGAGGCCCTCGCCACCGCCCTCGAGCGTCACGTCGAGGTCCGCGACCCGCTGGCCTGCATCCTCCACGTCGGCGCCGTGGTGGAGTCCGAACGGGCGGTGGCCGGCCGGGTCGACGAGCTCATCGAGACCATGGGCCTCACCCGCTACCGCGACGCCTTCGTAGCCGAGCTGTCCACCGGAACCCGGCGGATCGTCGAGCTGGCCTGCGCCCTGGCCCACGGCCCCCGGGTCCTCCTGCTCGACGAGCCCTCGTCGGGCATCGCCCAACGCGAGAGCGAGGCCCTGGCCCAGGTGCTCCTCGACCTCAAGGAGCGCACCGGGGCCGCCCTCGTCGTGATCGAGCACGACATCCCGCTGGTCTCGACGATCTCCGACCGCCTGGTCTGCCTGCACCTGGGCCGGATCGTGGCCGAGGGCCCGCCCCGGGCCGTGCTCGAGGACCCGGCCGTGGTGGCGTCCTACCTGGGCAGCGACGAGGTGGCCGTGGCCCGCTCCGGCCGCCGGCCGCCCCGCTCCCGGACAGGCGGGGTCCGGGCCGGGACGCCAGCCCGTCCCCCCCGGGCCTGA
- a CDS encoding diguanylate cyclase encodes MSFDRTLVRSAAWLFTLGGVVTLIGSRLPSHGVRNVNTLDATGLVSVLVGLAVWLAPWERWHPRASLGLVGLALGLTSFGDTYGASSPYTYAVFFVVVFAWVGLCHPRRTPLLLAPAAVPFYLLPFLVNGGGAAGGVSSVAVIIPVSVLIGETVAWAMAQVGRARSDAEHHAHLLRALVRGTTTITALDGNEVLSGVVDSAMGLGVESAWLALFDESSTTWTMTHARGLAAALAGHAYPNGWGLTGLVRSRRAPVLVTDCSRHDADYPELAGAGAGSVAACPVWVHGRLAAVLGAASVRRSIMAEDAEALGLLATHAGRTLENAELYGEERKARQQLAEVSVRDELTGVGNRRHAVALLSALEPGDALVMIDLDHFKSVNDTDGHGAGDAVLQALAEHLGRGVRDADLVARYGGEEFLVVLHGAGGEGFVTAERLRATWRDTDPRTTFSAGVAIHHAGQPGAATLAQADAALYAAKRTGRNRVCENLVELAV; translated from the coding sequence ATGTCATTCGACCGGACGCTCGTGCGGTCGGCGGCGTGGCTGTTCACCCTGGGCGGCGTGGTGACCCTCATCGGCAGCCGGCTGCCCAGTCACGGTGTCCGCAACGTGAACACCCTGGACGCCACCGGCCTGGTGTCGGTCCTGGTGGGACTGGCCGTCTGGCTGGCGCCCTGGGAGCGCTGGCACCCCCGGGCCAGCCTCGGCCTCGTCGGCCTGGCGCTCGGGCTCACCTCGTTCGGGGACACCTACGGCGCCAGCTCCCCCTACACCTACGCCGTTTTCTTCGTGGTGGTCTTCGCCTGGGTGGGGCTGTGCCACCCCCGCCGGACGCCCCTCCTCCTGGCGCCCGCCGCCGTGCCCTTCTATCTGCTGCCGTTCCTGGTCAACGGGGGCGGCGCCGCCGGCGGTGTCTCGTCGGTGGCGGTCATCATCCCGGTCAGCGTGCTGATCGGGGAGACGGTGGCGTGGGCCATGGCCCAGGTCGGCCGGGCCCGGTCCGACGCCGAGCACCACGCCCATCTGCTCCGGGCCCTGGTCCGGGGCACCACCACGATCACCGCCCTCGACGGGAACGAGGTGCTGTCCGGCGTCGTCGACTCCGCCATGGGCCTCGGAGTGGAGTCCGCCTGGCTGGCCCTGTTCGACGAGTCCTCGACCACCTGGACGATGACCCACGCCCGCGGGCTGGCGGCGGCCCTGGCCGGCCACGCCTACCCGAACGGCTGGGGCCTGACCGGCCTGGTCCGCTCCCGGCGGGCGCCCGTGCTCGTCACCGACTGCTCGCGCCACGACGCGGACTACCCCGAGCTGGCGGGAGCGGGTGCCGGGTCGGTCGCGGCCTGTCCGGTCTGGGTCCACGGCCGCCTGGCCGCGGTCCTGGGCGCGGCGAGCGTGCGTCGCTCGATCATGGCCGAGGACGCCGAGGCCCTGGGCCTGCTGGCCACCCATGCCGGGCGCACCCTGGAGAACGCCGAGCTGTACGGCGAGGAGCGCAAGGCCCGCCAGCAGCTGGCCGAGGTGTCGGTCCGTGACGAGCTGACCGGCGTGGGGAACCGGCGCCATGCGGTGGCGCTGCTGTCCGCCCTCGAGCCCGGCGATGCCCTGGTCATGATCGACCTCGACCACTTCAAGAGCGTCAACGACACCGACGGCCACGGCGCCGGCGACGCCGTGCTCCAGGCCCTGGCCGAGCACCTCGGCCGGGGCGTCCGCGACGCCGACCTGGTGGCCCGCTACGGCGGCGAGGAGTTCCTCGTCGTGCTCCACGGCGCCGGCGGCGAGGGCTTCGTAACCGCCGAGCGCCTGCGCGCCACGTGGCGGGACACCGACCCCCGCACGACCTTCAGCGCCGGGGTTGCCATCCACCACGCCGGACAGCCGGGCGCCGCCACGCTGGCCCAGGCCGACGCCGCCCTCTACGCCGCCAAGCGGACCGGACGCAACCGGGTGTGCGAGAACCTGGTCGAGCTGGCCGTCTGA
- a CDS encoding radical SAM protein, producing MAEGLRWRLAGDDAGQGSLFDADELLDRHFGTGEFKGIEFLHVNARRIINEVPASSRMPFRYTINAYRGCSHACSYCVWEETAVLMGDGTRRRIADLRTGDVVFGTICVGNLRRLVRTPVVDHWRTLRDAWRVLLADGTELIASGDHRFLTPRGWAHVAVGHPAAGPVLSSNNSLMGPELFGGSQDDLDGAQVGTAPALAIKAVEPLAVKVSMYDITTGTGDFIANGVVSHNCFARPTHEYLGLNIGSDFESKIVVKINAVERVRAELAAARWSGEPIAMGTNTDPYQPCEGKYHLTRGIVEALSDARNPFSILTKSTLVLRDLDLLAEASRRTTVRVSLSIGTLDEDVWRATEPGTPHPRQRVNAVRRLSEAGVETGVLVAPVIPGMSDGRAQVGEVVRACREAGAGSVSTIGLHLRPGVREHFMGWLAQTRPDLVPRYQSLYGGGSYLPKAAQERLAAVAAESGELRRGFTTGHERDPGEPAPPPAGE from the coding sequence ATGGCAGAGGGCCTCCGGTGGCGCCTGGCGGGGGACGACGCCGGCCAGGGCAGCCTGTTCGACGCCGACGAGCTCCTGGACCGCCACTTCGGAACGGGCGAGTTCAAGGGCATCGAGTTCCTGCACGTCAACGCCCGCCGGATCATCAACGAGGTGCCGGCGTCGTCGCGCATGCCCTTCCGGTACACGATCAACGCCTACCGGGGATGCTCCCATGCTTGTAGCTACTGCGTGTGGGAGGAGACCGCGGTCCTCATGGGAGACGGGACACGGCGGCGGATCGCGGATCTCCGAACCGGAGACGTCGTGTTCGGAACGATCTGCGTCGGCAATCTTCGGCGATTGGTGCGGACACCCGTGGTCGACCACTGGCGGACGCTCCGAGATGCATGGCGCGTCTTGCTGGCAGATGGCACGGAGCTGATCGCGAGTGGAGACCACCGCTTTCTGACACCGCGCGGCTGGGCCCACGTTGCCGTCGGACATCCTGCCGCGGGGCCGGTGCTCTCTTCGAACAACAGTCTGATGGGTCCGGAGCTGTTCGGTGGCTCACAGGATGATCTGGATGGCGCCCAGGTCGGCACGGCCCCGGCCCTGGCGATCAAGGCGGTGGAACCTCTTGCGGTCAAGGTGTCGATGTACGACATCACCACCGGAACTGGAGACTTCATCGCCAACGGGGTGGTGAGCCACAACTGCTTCGCCCGTCCGACCCACGAGTACCTCGGCCTGAATATCGGCTCGGACTTCGAGTCGAAGATCGTCGTCAAGATCAACGCCGTCGAGCGGGTGCGCGCCGAGCTGGCCGCCGCCAGGTGGAGCGGTGAGCCCATCGCCATGGGAACCAACACCGACCCGTACCAGCCGTGTGAGGGCAAGTACCACCTGACGCGGGGGATCGTCGAGGCGTTGAGCGATGCCCGCAACCCCTTCTCGATCCTCACCAAGTCGACGCTCGTGCTGCGTGATCTGGATCTGCTGGCCGAGGCGTCGAGGCGCACGACCGTGCGGGTCAGCCTGTCGATCGGAACGCTCGACGAGGACGTCTGGCGCGCCACCGAGCCGGGCACGCCCCATCCGCGCCAGCGGGTGAACGCGGTGCGCAGGCTGAGCGAGGCCGGTGTGGAGACCGGTGTGCTGGTGGCGCCGGTCATCCCCGGGATGTCCGACGGCCGGGCCCAGGTGGGCGAGGTGGTCCGGGCCTGCCGGGAGGCCGGCGCCGGGTCGGTCTCGACCATCGGCCTCCACCTGCGGCCCGGGGTCCGGGAGCACTTCATGGGCTGGCTGGCGCAGACGCGGCCCGATCTCGTGCCCCGGTACCAGAGCCTGTACGGGGGCGGCAGCTACCTCCCGAAGGCCGCCCAGGAGCGCCTGGCGGCGGTGGCGGCGGAGTCCGGTGAGCTGCGCCGGGGCTTCACGACCGGCCACGAGCGCGATCCCGGGGAGCCGGCACCACCACCGGCCGGAGAGTGA